A single region of the Amphiura filiformis chromosome 7, Afil_fr2py, whole genome shotgun sequence genome encodes:
- the LOC140156473 gene encoding uncharacterized protein, translated as MRQSAKRAGGPSKSQLKKKKKNDTDDNETEQCSAEVLEQMEWLKYHPPTRENLSQIKANLKATFFYRRSKLVKEAPSITNQLAEMPRFRDSPDLINFEFDMLNPGCGSKMLVKWNPYFRPKLTQLSEEAARFNDLDVFKFLLKKLPTVTAKGFKSKGYDVFSFIMQRRQTGTDVEAFAKTKDVIYAQPFILALGDENGNPTEYFIIVDNTSIPGGTNAVEAFDRLYKVHYVFNVHFAKPVLTFFNFFDGLVYGVSKNIRPLVRSSTPR; from the exons ATGCGCCAGAGTGCGAAAAGAGCAGGAGGTCCTAGCAAAAGTCaactcaagaaaaaaaaaaaaaatgacacagATGACAATGAAACAGAACAGTGCTCAGCAGAGGTACTGGAGCAG ATGGAGTGGCTGAAATACCACCCTCCAACGAGGGAGAATTTGTCCCAAATTAAAGCGAACTTGAAAGCCACGTTCTTCTACCGCAGATCAAAACTAGTAAAGGAGGCACCTTCTATCACAAACCAACTTGCAGAAATGCCAAGATTCAGAGACAGTCCTGACCTG ATTAACTTTGAGTTTGACATGTTGAACCCCGGTTGTGGTTCAAAAATGTTGGTGAAGTGGAACCCTTACTTTAGACCCAAGCTAACACAGTTATCAGAGGAAGCTGCGAGGTTCA ATGATCTGGATGTGTTTAAATTTCTCCTGAAGAAACTTCCAACAGTGACCGCCAAAGGGTTTAAGAGCAAAGGATATGATGTGTTTTCATTCATAATGCAACGTAGACAA ACTGGGACAGATGTTGAAGCCTTTGCAAAAACCAAAGATGTGATCTATGCACAGCCCTTCATTCTCGCACTGGGTGATGAAAACGGCAACCCAACTGAATATTTCATTATTGTAGACAACACATCAATTCCAGGAGGGACAAATGCTGTAGAGGCATTTGATCGCCTGTACAAAGTACATTACGTGTTCAACGTGCACTTTGCAAAACCAGTTCTCACATTCTTCAATTTTTTTGACGGGCTGGTTTACGGAGTAAGCAAGAACATTAGGCCTCTGGTAAGGAGCTCTACTCCCAGATGA